A single region of the Gemella sp. zg-570 genome encodes:
- a CDS encoding phosphorylcholine transferase LicD, whose translation MKKLELNEIKKIGLDILIYIDGFCKKNNIEYFINYGTLLGAVRHKGFIPWDDDIDITMTRENYNKFIKLFKNDTSKYKILSLESEKNYFNNFIKIHNSETKIIYSDLTKSYDSGIFIDIFPLDYFDNKKVINISYFFESLKYLSFIKKENVTYKDSKIKDLCRIIMWYLVRPIHPKFFAKVIEKIIKKYTSNKPTFSAFIISKNKEKDILPLNTGRELIELEFENHKFPAPKNYDEVLTYLYNDYMKLPKKSEQVPHKFYAYYTDKKNSN comes from the coding sequence ATGAAAAAATTAGAATTAAATGAAATAAAAAAAATAGGATTAGACATATTAATTTATATAGATGGTTTTTGCAAAAAAAATAATATTGAATATTTTATAAATTACGGAACTCTTTTAGGAGCTGTAAGACATAAGGGTTTTATCCCCTGGGATGATGATATAGATATAACAATGACTAGAGAAAATTATAATAAATTTATTAAACTATTTAAAAATGATACTTCTAAATATAAAATACTTTCACTAGAAAGTGAAAAAAATTATTTTAATAACTTTATTAAAATTCACAACTCAGAAACTAAAATAATTTACAGTGATTTAACAAAAAGTTATGATTCTGGAATTTTTATTGATATATTCCCCCTAGACTATTTTGATAACAAAAAAGTTATTAATATAAGTTATTTCTTTGAAAGTTTAAAATATCTATCATTTATTAAAAAAGAAAATGTTACATACAAGGACAGTAAAATAAAAGATTTATGCAGGATTATTATGTGGTACCTAGTAAGACCTATCCATCCTAAATTTTTTGCTAAAGTAATAGAAAAAATAATAAAAAAATACACTTCAAATAAGCCCACTTTTTCCGCATTTATTATATCCAAAAATAAAGAGAAGGATATTTTACCTCTTAATACAGGAAGAGAATTAATAGAATTAGAATTTGAAAATCATAAATTCCCAGCCCCTAAAAATTATGATGAAGTTTTAACCTACTTGTACAATGATTACATGAAATTACCAAAAAAATCTGAACAAGTACCCCATAAATTTTATGCTTATTATACAGATAAAAAAAATAGTAACTAA
- a CDS encoding oligosaccharide flippase family protein, translating into MKNLKINALASVTVRVLNILSPLITGPYIARTLSKENISLFDASNTIAQLFIPFATFGIYTYGVRAISKVKNNIKKRNELFSELFFLSVISTLITSLIYYTYVTNFLDYKNNIQIYVYSILGLQILCQFLYIEWINEAFENYTFILYKTIVVRLTIFTLTFTLIKDADDVLPYVSIMTLAEILNMLISFIWIKKEVKFVKIKIKNLLKLLSPLFTILLLSNLNMLYIYLDRIFLTNSPVSTNISDYVVSYNIVMLITGVISGAISVNIPRLSYYWGENKIEDYTNLINKGSQFFLFLITPISFGLMILGTEATLIYGGDKFLSAGIVTSIFAIRALILALDNIIGIQILFVQGYEKKLALYIAIGGLSNLALNSLLFYNNLFSPEYYIMTTIVAEIIVVILYVQFIIRKNIMNLKNLLQNFLKYTIISSTFFVVSLIVEKFIPHSIIINKITILSIAIKIISCGLIYFLILYISKDKMLYDTIYFIKGKIKRLAK; encoded by the coding sequence TAAATATCCTATCCCCCTTGATTACAGGACCCTATATTGCTAGAACATTATCAAAGGAAAATATAAGTTTATTTGATGCATCAAACACCATAGCTCAACTATTTATTCCTTTTGCCACATTTGGAATATATACCTATGGAGTTAGAGCTATAAGCAAGGTAAAAAACAATATAAAAAAAAGGAATGAATTATTTTCAGAACTATTTTTTTTGTCTGTAATATCGACCTTAATAACATCTTTGATATACTATACTTACGTAACAAATTTTTTAGATTATAAAAATAATATTCAAATATATGTTTATTCTATACTAGGTCTCCAAATATTATGTCAATTCCTATATATAGAATGGATAAATGAAGCATTTGAAAATTATACTTTTATTTTATACAAGACTATAGTAGTAAGATTAACAATATTCACATTAACCTTTACTCTCATAAAAGATGCTGACGACGTATTACCCTACGTTTCAATAATGACCCTAGCAGAAATTTTAAATATGCTAATAAGTTTTATATGGATAAAAAAAGAAGTTAAGTTTGTTAAAATTAAAATTAAAAACTTATTAAAATTACTATCCCCCCTATTTACAATTTTATTACTATCCAATCTAAATATGCTATATATCTATTTAGATAGAATATTTTTAACAAACTCTCCTGTATCTACAAATATATCAGACTATGTAGTATCTTATAATATAGTTATGCTAATTACAGGTGTTATAAGTGGTGCCATAAGTGTTAATATACCTAGATTAAGCTACTATTGGGGAGAAAATAAAATTGAAGATTATACCAATTTAATAAATAAGGGAAGTCAGTTTTTTTTATTTCTAATAACTCCTATAAGCTTTGGACTTATGATTTTAGGGACAGAAGCTACTCTTATTTATGGGGGAGATAAATTCTTATCAGCTGGAATAGTTACATCAATATTTGCAATAAGAGCATTAATTTTGGCCTTAGATAATATAATAGGTATTCAAATTTTATTTGTACAAGGTTATGAAAAAAAACTAGCTCTGTATATTGCCATTGGGGGTTTAAGCAATCTCGCCCTAAATTCTCTACTCTTCTATAATAATTTATTCTCACCTGAATACTACATCATGACAACCATAGTAGCCGAAATAATAGTTGTAATACTCTATGTGCAATTTATTATTAGAAAAAATATAATGAATTTAAAAAACTTACTTCAAAACTTTTTAAAATACACCATAATTTCTTCAACATTTTTTGTAGTATCATTAATTGTAGAAAAATTTATTCCACATAGTATTATCATAAATAAAATAACTATACTAAGTATTGCTATAAAAATAATTTCTTGTGGACTAATTTATTTCTTAATTTTATACATATCGAAAGATAAAATGCTTTATGATACTATATACTTTATAAAAGGTAAAATAAAAAGGCTGGCAAAATGA
- a CDS encoding prephenate dehydratase codes for MFENYSLADLFANIYKKLRVNIIGALIIYLLIALPLIYKTINTKTVSNVNSNFSSYVIYKISTPQTTSEKKINNVYGGYSDFYSKIISANINGAYLFNDSKEEDLKKYAATLGSDATVLKNSNIDYWIKKIKINPLEENKGVSVEILTPNKELNLFIEGKIDSIIKNYSGVYSDVTIEKLNTVYSNSSSSENMEITYSKKQLVIKLALIGVLTLIFVAGVNFLLYIFNPTINRIGDYNRYKEVKKVFDITSSKDIAVVTKYFSNDITLITTNKLVHKKVIKAGYNIKLLRSVSDFEGILNPIFVEEYGSTRYKNFEKALQQLNNFDKKILGIISYEL; via the coding sequence ATGTTTGAAAATTATTCTTTAGCAGATTTATTTGCTAATATATATAAAAAATTAAGGGTAAACATTATAGGAGCATTAATTATATATTTATTGATAGCTCTACCTTTAATTTATAAAACAATAAATACTAAAACTGTAAGCAATGTAAATTCCAACTTTTCTAGTTACGTCATTTACAAAATATCTACTCCACAGACCACTTCTGAAAAAAAAATAAATAATGTCTATGGTGGATATAGTGATTTTTATTCTAAAATAATATCTGCTAACATTAATGGAGCTTATTTATTTAATGATTCTAAAGAAGAGGACTTAAAAAAATATGCAGCAACATTAGGAAGTGATGCAACAGTACTTAAAAATTCAAATATAGATTATTGGATAAAAAAAATAAAAATTAATCCTTTAGAAGAAAATAAGGGAGTTTCAGTAGAAATACTTACTCCTAATAAAGAATTGAATTTATTTATTGAAGGTAAGATAGATAGTATAATTAAAAATTATTCAGGCGTTTATAGCGATGTAACTATTGAAAAATTAAATACGGTATATTCTAATTCATCAAGTTCAGAAAATATGGAAATAACTTATAGTAAAAAACAGTTAGTAATTAAATTAGCATTAATTGGGGTATTGACTTTAATATTTGTTGCTGGTGTGAATTTCTTACTATATATATTTAATCCAACAATTAATAGAATAGGAGATTACAATAGATACAAGGAAGTTAAAAAAGTTTTTGATATTACTTCTTCAAAAGATATAGCTGTCGTTACTAAATATTTTTCTAATGATATTACACTTATAACTACAAATAAACTTGTACATAAAAAAGTAATAAAAGCAGGATATAATATAAAATTATTAAGATCTGTAAGTGATTTTGAGGGAATTTTAAATCCTATATTTGTAGAAGAGTATGGAAGCACAAGATATAAAAATTTTGAAAAAGCCTTGCAACAGTTAAATAATTTTGATAAAAAAATATTAGGTATAATTTCTTATGAATTATAA